Proteins encoded in a region of the Elizabethkingia bruuniana genome:
- a CDS encoding Piwi domain-containing protein encodes MQLNYFPINIEFEKYQINTELYSDERLTELRGLYNATHSFFRNGDSIYISNKDSDDSTPIGILTERSTYSDHQITASLIKHIFFRTFKDRFPRYTPVDFYPFRFFSGKDDIIKNALPDSLKDRIGYKKLIEVQLRLTEINGKKRFGFLVNIKRNWIFDISCAELHSEGFELIGLDVLHAETLPGLTNILAPNEEFVGVLKEVIGNKAKVETNEGLKEFELSELLIRKTKFNIGKYLSFATSPDKSDEILNIIEGKRSDIYNPKNLYTEISKIAEHLFSENGKLVLFQNKESFCFTVDSKPISVSNTMELKNPTFIFDHAVTKTNNYNPDAGLSNYGPYDSNTFDIKSPNILSICNKNTRGNFTKFLYSLKDGIPQSRYFQKGLQKKYDLQDIVFNIKEIQDYTINEYLNAIRSDDESKPDLAIIEIPAAFKRYDDRNNPYYAIKAKLLALEIPVQYVTAEVVKSHNEYILNSLALQIYAKLGGIPWVLPSQRSVDREIVIGIGHSWLRKNQYAGSEQNRVVGITTFLSGDGQYLLSDKVKDVAFENYFSELLKSLKNSIERLSSEYGWAEGDTVRLIFHIFKPIKNTEFDVISQLVKEINQYKIKFAFVTISQSHPNMIFDTTQQGVQKYGNSNVIGAFIPSRASNVFLDSETCIVQMLGPNELKTSRQGMSKPIQIKIRTPQGNYDNNGLNDLIFHDLSYITQQIFSFTYLSWRSFLPGEEPATMKYSNLISRLLGKMRSVPGWDADSLNYGLKRKKWFL; translated from the coding sequence ATGCAGCTTAATTACTTTCCAATAAATATTGAGTTTGAAAAATATCAAATCAATACTGAATTATATAGCGATGAACGTCTTACTGAATTAAGAGGTTTGTACAATGCTACGCATTCTTTTTTTAGAAACGGTGATTCTATATACATTTCCAACAAGGACAGTGATGACAGCACTCCAATTGGTATATTAACAGAACGAAGTACATATAGTGATCATCAGATCACAGCCTCATTGATAAAGCATATCTTTTTCAGAACTTTCAAAGACCGTTTCCCAAGATACACTCCCGTAGATTTTTATCCTTTCCGTTTCTTTTCGGGTAAAGACGATATCATTAAAAATGCCTTGCCAGATAGTTTAAAAGACAGGATAGGTTATAAAAAGCTCATTGAAGTGCAATTGCGTTTGACCGAGATCAATGGAAAAAAACGTTTCGGTTTCTTGGTCAATATCAAACGTAACTGGATTTTTGACATTAGTTGTGCTGAGTTACATTCAGAAGGATTTGAATTGATTGGTCTTGATGTATTGCATGCAGAAACCTTGCCTGGATTAACGAATATTCTCGCTCCCAATGAAGAATTTGTTGGAGTTCTAAAAGAAGTAATAGGAAACAAAGCAAAAGTTGAAACCAATGAAGGTTTGAAAGAATTTGAATTAAGTGAATTGCTAATTCGAAAAACAAAATTCAACATCGGGAAGTACCTGAGTTTTGCCACATCACCAGATAAAAGTGATGAAATATTGAACATCATTGAGGGTAAACGATCTGATATCTACAATCCCAAAAATCTCTATACCGAAATTAGTAAAATAGCAGAACACTTATTTAGTGAAAACGGAAAACTGGTTTTATTCCAGAATAAAGAAAGTTTTTGTTTTACGGTAGATAGCAAACCGATCTCTGTTTCAAATACGATGGAACTAAAAAATCCTACGTTTATTTTTGACCATGCTGTTACAAAGACCAATAATTATAACCCAGATGCAGGTCTGTCTAATTATGGCCCTTATGACAGCAATACATTTGATATCAAATCACCAAACATCCTTTCTATCTGTAACAAGAATACCCGTGGCAATTTCACAAAGTTCCTTTATAGTCTTAAAGATGGTATTCCGCAATCCAGATATTTCCAAAAAGGACTGCAAAAGAAATACGATTTGCAAGATATAGTATTTAACATTAAGGAAATTCAGGATTATACTATAAATGAATATCTAAATGCAATTAGAAGTGATGATGAAAGTAAACCAGATTTAGCTATTATTGAAATCCCAGCAGCATTTAAAAGATATGATGACCGAAATAATCCATATTATGCTATAAAAGCAAAATTACTTGCTCTTGAAATTCCGGTTCAATATGTTACTGCAGAGGTAGTAAAAAGCCATAATGAATACATTTTAAATTCACTTGCATTGCAAATTTATGCAAAGCTTGGCGGTATTCCTTGGGTTTTGCCTTCGCAGCGTTCGGTCGATAGAGAAATAGTAATTGGTATTGGGCATAGTTGGCTCAGGAAAAATCAATACGCAGGATCCGAACAAAACAGAGTGGTTGGTATCACAACCTTTCTTTCGGGAGATGGTCAGTATCTATTATCAGATAAAGTAAAAGATGTAGCTTTTGAAAATTACTTTTCGGAGTTGCTTAAAAGCCTAAAAAATTCCATCGAAAGGCTATCATCAGAATATGGTTGGGCAGAAGGTGATACTGTACGTCTAATTTTTCACATATTCAAACCTATCAAAAACACAGAGTTCGATGTAATCAGTCAACTGGTCAAAGAAATTAATCAGTATAAGATAAAATTTGCTTTTGTTACAATTAGCCAATCGCACCCAAATATGATTTTTGACACCACTCAGCAGGGTGTACAGAAGTATGGTAACAGCAATGTTATCGGTGCGTTTATCCCCAGCCGAGCAAGTAATGTTTTTTTGGATTCAGAAACTTGTATTGTTCAAATGTTGGGACCGAATGAATTGAAAACATCTAGGCAAGGGATGAGCAAGCCCATTCAAATTAAAATACGCACCCCACAAGGCAATTATGACAATAATGGATTGAATGATTTGATATTTCATGATTTGAGTTATATCACACAGCAAATATTCTCATTCACTTACCTGTCTTGGCGTAGTTTTTTACCAGGAGAAGAACCCGCAACAATGAAGTATTCCAACCTTATTTCACGCTTGCTCGGCAAAATGAGAAGTGTTCCTGGCTGGGATGCGGATAGCTTAAACTATGGATTAAAAAGAAAGAAATGGTTCCTTTAG
- a CDS encoding SLATT domain-containing protein, protein MSEQKNLLESQIREIYGRVVYTHKTHEKCADVLKERSDCLKFAEIFLSAATTTSILVVVLGEGEAFQFIAALCSTILLGITLYSKDFNLLAIAEKHKQAALNILEIREKLLSLLVDIRIGNKAIEHLQQTRDELNEELINTYRGAPKTINKAYQIASKALQQNEEFTFSDAEIDKFLPESLRKN, encoded by the coding sequence ATGAGTGAGCAAAAAAACTTATTAGAGTCTCAAATTCGAGAAATTTATGGAAGAGTTGTTTATACACACAAAACCCATGAAAAATGTGCCGATGTTCTTAAGGAAAGAAGTGATTGCTTAAAATTTGCTGAAATTTTCTTATCGGCAGCAACTACTACCAGTATTTTAGTTGTAGTGCTCGGTGAAGGGGAAGCATTTCAATTTATCGCTGCACTTTGCTCAACAATATTACTTGGAATAACACTTTATTCCAAAGATTTCAATTTATTGGCGATAGCAGAAAAACATAAACAGGCAGCTTTAAATATTCTAGAAATAAGAGAAAAGCTACTTTCATTACTTGTCGATATTAGGATTGGAAATAAAGCAATAGAACATCTTCAGCAGACCAGAGACGAATTGAACGAAGAACTTATCAATACATATCGAGGTGCTCCTAAAACAATTAATAAGGCTTATCAAATTGCTTCCAAAGCACTTCAACAAAATGAGGAGTTTACATTTTCAGATGCAGAAATCGATAAGTTTTTACCAGAAAGCTTGAGAAAGAATTAG